One Aspergillus oryzae RIB40 DNA, chromosome 2 genomic window carries:
- a CDS encoding uncharacterized protein (predicted translation elongation factor), whose protein sequence is MASIFTYDPDPPRVSSPWSTSGSSTPQVAGTGCRTVTRNQSATNLDRPDPNVLSDYGITKLEPEPQEGPTEYKLHLLLRARRLYTAMSTGHLVGGSYHSRLPLSTSVPTSSSCESPSKQSQVRSTQSRQQRLQQLTTQLLWRLQQSSPFHSSTAANLVLPVLPEAALELGIPQKPARLLPGLEESQGALYEIGVADDGTFVGLTHDELEESLLNLQVMAGSLGCKVEILRRVIVGNCEWTEDACVPNAEVGKVHAEELWVAEALVSPDWDYYRIESPKNGSHEGKSSSLAARQGELEGDHSKTEQIRISITGPTTAGKSSLLGTLTSSVLDNGRGTSRLGLLKHRHEISSGITSSVAHELIGYAANELSEDTLDVVNYSSGNVAAWDDVHAASAQGRLAFVSDLPGSVRYLKSTLRGLVSWAPHYVLLCIPANCDDETLKESQPDSAEQTTDINLALSHLDLCNKLEIPTIVVITKMDLASRASLKQNLTKVLSALKLSGKRPAILPVQSGSSEASLDLHHVGPKDSVEIKKLIATTEDWSSTVPIILTSAVDGSGIGRLHALLGNLPIPARPSLRTISPSKALPPPALPTNIFDVDEVFAIPPSKVYSMSAEQSSKENHGVVLCGLVRYGSISIGDELVIGPLLDNALPEHGGRVRSERRSDTQPQSEPFRSRPSSGDFSTSFVQGSFPGKIPYPAQAHWQRVRVVSVRNLRLPVRKLVEDQVGTVGVEPLPNFQGEPPPRLGRVRKGIILASFPAPPTSSIPKSLLFHTGFIASFDSSQFASSLSPPLLLGGNAIVYIANIRSTVKVTCMALADDEVVPSPPSPTEPEFFSFDSDVNDRDKGDPSELNHMIKSSTNLNVGDVKITCCFVTSVEWVEVGSRVLLMPGASAALASAHNSGSPSGLEGFVGRVCDVVSTADSSK, encoded by the coding sequence ATGGCGTCCATCTTTACTTACGATCCTGACCCTCCAAGGGTCTCTTCTCCGTGGTCCACTTCCGGATCCTCCACTCCACAGGTCGCTGGGACAGGGTGCCGTACTGTGACTCGGAATCAGTCCGCTACCAATCTAGATCGTCCAGATCCCAATGTCTTATCTGACTACGGTATTACGAAGCTAGAGCCGGAGCCGCAAGAAGGGCCAACTGAGTACAagctgcatcttcttcttcgagcaAGGAGACTCTATACAGCTATGTCTACCGGTCATCTCGTTGGTGGCTCCTATCACTCCCGCTTGCCTTTGTCAACCTCAGTTCCAACATCTTCCAGTTGTGAATCACCCTCGAAGCAGTCTCAAGTTCGCTCTACCCAGAGCCGTCAGCAACGATTGCAGCAATTGACAACTCAACTTCTGTGGCGCTTACAGCAGTCTTCGCCTTTCCATTCGTCTACCGCTGCCAATCTTGTGCTCCCCGTTCTCCCAGAGGCAGCATTGGAACTTGGAATTCCTCAGAAACCGGCTCGCTTACTCCCTGGTCTTGAGGAGAGCCAGGGTGCTCTGTATGAGATCGGAGTTGCCGACGATGGCACTTTTGTCGGACTCACTCAtgacgagctggaagaaAGCCTGTTGAATTTACAAGTGATGGCTGGTAGCCTTGGTTGCAAGGTCGAAATTCTGCGTCGGGTAATCGTTGGGAACTGCGAGTGGACCGAGGATGCATGTGTACCAAATGCCGAAGTTGGCAAAGTTCATGCGGAAGAACTTTGGGTTGCTGAGGCTCTAGTGAGTCCGGACTGGGACTATTACCGAATTGAATCGCCAAAAAATGGTTCCCACGAGGGCAAGTCATCGTCACTGGCGGCTAGACAAGGAGAACTGGAGGGCGATCACTCCAAAACGGAGCAAATACGCATTTCCATCACTGGCCCAACTACAGCTGGGAAATCGTCGCTTCTAGGCACACTGACCTCATCTGTCCTCGACAATGGAAGAGGTACCAGCAGACTTGGTCTTCTCAAGCATCGGCACGAAATTTCGTCCGGGATCACTAGCTCAGTTGCACATGAACTGATAGGATACGCCGCCAACGAACTGTCCGAGGACACCCTCGACGTAGTCAATTATTCGTCCGGCAATGTTGCAGCGTGGGACGATGTGCATGCAGCCTCGGCACAGGGACGCCTAGCCTTCGTCTCTGACCTCCCAGGATCAGTTCGTTATCTAAAGTCTACGCTTCGGGGCCTGGTCAGCTGGGCTCCGCACTATGTGTTGCTGTGTATTCCGGCAAACTGTGACGATGAGACCTTAAAGGAGTCTCAACCGGATTCTGCGGAGCAAACTACTGATATCAACTTGGCTTTGTCGCACCTCGACCTCTGCAATAAGTTAGAGATCCCTACAATAGTGGTCATCACTAAGATGGACCTTGCGTCTCGCGCTAGCCTGAAACAAAATCTTACTAAAGTCCTATCGGCTTTGAAGCTTTCGGGCAAAAGGCCGGCCATACTGCCTGTACAATCAGGCAGTTCTGAGGCTTCACTAGACCTGCACCACGTCGGACCGAAGGACAGTGTGGAAATCAAAAAGCTGATCGCTACAACAGAAGATTGGTCTTCCACCGTTCCAATAATCCTTACAAGTGCTGTCGATGGCTCGGGAATAGGGAGGTTACATGCTTTGCTGGGCAATCTCCCAATCCCTGCAAGACCATCACTACGAACCATTTCTCCGTCGAAGGCACTGCCACCACCGGCACTTCCTACAAACATTTTCGATGTAGATGAAGTGTTTGCTATTCCTCCGTCGAAAGTTTACTCAATGTCCGCCGAGCAGTCCTCAAAGGAGAACCACGGTGTGGTTCTCTGTGGCTTGGTCCGTTACGGATCGATTTCAATAGGTGACGAGCTGGTCATCGGACCTCTTCTAGACAACGCCCTACCGGAACACGGAGGTAGGGTTCGTTCAGAGCGGCGTTCAGACACCCAGCCACAGTCTGAACCCTTTCGAAGTAGGCCATCATCGGGGGACTTTTCTACCTCGTTCGTCCAAGGATCCTTTCCGGGAAAGATACCTTACCCAGCTCAAGCGCACTGGCAGCGTGTCCGTGTAGTCAGTGTTCGGAACCTCCGATTGCCCGTCCGGAAGTTAGTTGAAGACCAAGTAGGCACAGTGGGCGTGGAGCCCCTCCCCAATTTCCAAGGCGAGCCGCCTCCTCGGCTTGGTAGGGTTCGGAAAGGGATCATCCTAGCCAGCTTTCCAGCACCGCCTACCAGCTCCATTCCCAAGTCACTATTATTCCATACGGGCTTTATCGCTAGCTTTGACTCTAGTCAGTTCGCTTCGTCTCTATCACCACCACTGCTATTGGGAGGAAATGCGATCGTATACATTGCCAACATTCGATCCACAGTAAAAGTGACTTGTATGGCACTTGCGGATGACGAAGTCGTCCCTTCACCTCCCTCGCCAACAGAACCTGAGTTCTTCAGCTTTGATAGCGATGTGAATGATCGCGATAAAGGTGACCCATCCGAACTAAACCATATGATCAAGTCTTCGACCAATTTGAATGTTGGGGATGTTAAGATTACATGTTGCTTCGTGACGTCGGTCGAATGGGTTGAAGTTGGGTCTCGCGTACTTCTCATGCCAGGGGCATCAGCTGCATTGGCTTCTGCACATAACTCAGGCTCACCTTCGGGACTTGAGGGTTTTGTTGGTCGGGTTTGTGACGTGGTCTCCACCGCAGATTCCAGTAAATAA